Proteins from one Tissierellales bacterium genomic window:
- the dnaK gene encoding molecular chaperone DnaK, whose amino-acid sequence MGKIIGIDLGTTNSCVAVMEGGEPVILPNTEGNRTTPSVVAFTKDGERLVGETAKRQAVTNPDKTIMSIKREMGSNFKVNIDGKDNTPEEISAMVLQKIKADAENYLGEEIKDAVITVPAYFTDSQRQATKDAGQIAGLNVKRIINEPTAAALAYGMDKEDSNHKIMVFDLGGGTFDVSILELGDGVFEVIATRGNNKLGGDDFDEALIDYIAEEFKKEKGVDLRQDSMALQRLKEAAEKAKKELSTVKTTNVNLPFVTATQSGPIHLNMDISRAKFEDLISDLVGKTLDPVKKALKDGGLEPADIDKVILVGGSTRVPAVQKAVKDLIKKEPQKDINPDECVAMGAAIQGGVLSGDVKDILLLDVTPLSLGIETVGNIATKLIERNTTIPTKKTQIFSNAEDNQTAAEIHVVQGERTMASDNVTLGRFQLTGIPPAPKGAAQIEITYDIDANGILNVSAKDLGTGKEQSITITGSTTLSDEEIDKKVKEAEKYAEEDKKKQEEVEVRNNADSLVYQTEKALKDLGDKVTDAEKEKVEGKLDELKKAIEEDDVEKMKVKTEELTTEFHTLSQKLYEQAAQENAQNEQGSNGDDEDDVVDADYEVMDDEE is encoded by the coding sequence ATGGGAAAAATAATTGGAATTGATTTAGGAACAACAAACTCATGTGTTGCTGTAATGGAAGGTGGAGAACCTGTAATATTACCTAATACTGAAGGAAATAGAACTACACCATCAGTAGTAGCTTTTACAAAGGATGGTGAAAGATTAGTAGGTGAAACAGCAAAAAGACAAGCAGTTACAAATCCTGACAAAACTATAATGTCAATAAAAAGAGAAATGGGTAGTAATTTTAAAGTAAATATAGATGGAAAAGATAATACACCAGAGGAAATATCTGCAATGGTACTTCAAAAGATAAAGGCAGATGCAGAAAACTATTTAGGAGAAGAAATAAAGGATGCTGTAATAACAGTACCTGCATATTTTACAGATAGTCAAAGACAAGCGACAAAAGATGCAGGACAAATTGCAGGACTTAATGTAAAAAGGATAATAAATGAACCTACTGCTGCGGCATTGGCTTATGGGATGGATAAGGAAGATTCTAACCATAAGATAATGGTATTTGACTTAGGTGGAGGAACTTTTGACGTTTCAATTCTTGAATTAGGCGATGGAGTATTTGAAGTTATTGCTACTAGAGGAAACAATAAACTAGGTGGAGACGATTTTGATGAGGCCTTAATTGATTATATAGCAGAAGAATTTAAAAAAGAAAAAGGTGTTGATTTAAGACAAGATAGTATGGCTTTACAAAGACTTAAAGAAGCTGCAGAAAAGGCTAAAAAAGAATTGTCTACTGTTAAGACTACTAATGTAAATTTACCTTTTGTTACAGCTACTCAATCAGGTCCTATCCACTTAAATATGGATATATCAAGAGCTAAATTTGAAGACTTAATTTCAGATTTAGTGGGAAAAACATTGGACCCTGTAAAAAAGGCATTGAAAGATGGAGGATTAGAACCAGCAGATATTGATAAAGTAATATTAGTTGGAGGTTCAACTAGAGTACCTGCTGTACAAAAAGCAGTTAAAGATCTTATTAAAAAAGAACCTCAAAAAGATATTAATCCTGATGAATGTGTAGCTATGGGTGCAGCTATACAAGGTGGAGTACTTAGTGGAGATGTTAAAGACATATTACTATTGGATGTTACTCCGTTATCCCTAGGTATAGAAACTGTAGGAAATATTGCTACAAAATTAATTGAAAGAAACACTACTATACCGACAAAGAAAACTCAAATATTTAGTAATGCAGAAGACAATCAAACAGCAGCAGAAATTCATGTAGTCCAAGGCGAAAGGACTATGGCATCAGATAATGTTACATTGGGCAGATTTCAATTAACAGGAATACCACCAGCACCAAAAGGAGCAGCACAAATAGAAATTACCTATGATATAGATGCTAATGGAATTTTAAATGTAAGTGCAAAAGATTTAGGGACTGGAAAAGAACAGAGCATCACTATAACAGGCTCTACTACTTTATCTGATGAAGAAATTGACAAGAAGGTAAAAGAAGCAGAAAAATATGCGGAAGAAGATAAAAAGAAACAAGAAGAAGTTGAAGTTAGAAATAATGCAGACTCACTAGTATATCAAACAGAAAAGGCTCTTAAGGATTTAGGGGATAAGGTTACAGATGCAGAAAAAGAGAAGGTTGAAGGTAAACTTGACGAATTGAAAAAAGCTATAGAAGAAGATGATGTAGAAAAAATGAAAGTCAAGACAGAAGAATTAACTACAGAATTTCATACATTATCACAAAAGTTATATGAACAAGCAGCACAAGAAAATGCACAAAATGAACAAGGTAGTAATGGGGATGACGAAGATGATGTAGTTGATGCTGACTATGAAGTTATGGATGATGAAGAATAG
- the dnaJ gene encoding molecular chaperone DnaJ produces MKVLSKRDYYEVLNISKDATKDEIKKAYRNMAKKYHPDLNPDDDEAEQKLKEINEAYEVLSDSDKKTMYDRFGHAGVDGQAGGYGQGFGGFGDIFDDIFDAFGGGSRKSGPRRGVDLRYDLYIEFEDAYFGAEKEIKVNKMESCSNCEGSGVKPGSSKETCHKCNGAGEVRYAQNTPFGQFVRVGTCDECNGTGEIIKEKCSVCHGTGKESKTKKIKVKIPAGVKTGSIISIKGEGEAGEKGGPSGDLFIYISVNNHKIFERVENDIYCEIPISFPEATLGAEIIVPTLEGKEKYNIPEGTQTGTKFKLKNKGFPNVRGYGSGDLIFKVEVQVPKKLTQKQKDLLLDFAEESGDKLNHGKKGFFDKMKDAFGG; encoded by the coding sequence GTGAAAGTATTGAGTAAGCGAGATTATTATGAAGTATTGAATATATCAAAGGATGCAACAAAAGATGAAATAAAAAAGGCTTATAGAAATATGGCTAAAAAGTACCATCCAGATTTAAATCCTGATGATGATGAGGCAGAACAAAAATTAAAAGAAATAAATGAAGCTTATGAGGTTTTAAGTGATTCTGATAAAAAGACTATGTATGATCGCTTTGGTCATGCGGGAGTAGATGGGCAAGCTGGAGGATATGGTCAAGGATTTGGTGGATTTGGGGATATATTTGATGATATATTTGATGCATTTGGAGGAGGCTCAAGAAAGTCTGGCCCCAGAAGAGGTGTAGATCTTAGGTATGATCTGTATATAGAGTTTGAAGACGCTTATTTTGGAGCAGAAAAAGAAATAAAAGTAAATAAAATGGAAAGTTGCAGTAATTGTGAAGGCTCTGGGGTAAAACCGGGAAGTAGTAAAGAGACATGTCATAAATGTAATGGCGCTGGAGAAGTTAGATATGCACAAAATACCCCCTTTGGTCAGTTTGTACGGGTAGGTACTTGTGATGAATGTAATGGTACTGGCGAAATAATAAAAGAAAAATGTTCTGTATGCCATGGAACTGGTAAGGAATCAAAAACTAAAAAGATTAAAGTTAAAATTCCAGCAGGAGTAAAAACAGGCTCTATAATATCTATCAAAGGAGAAGGGGAAGCTGGTGAAAAAGGTGGACCTTCAGGAGATTTATTTATTTATATTTCAGTAAATAATCATAAAATTTTTGAAAGAGTGGAAAATGATATATATTGTGAAATACCTATCAGTTTTCCGGAGGCAACTTTAGGTGCTGAGATAATAGTACCTACATTAGAAGGGAAGGAAAAGTATAATATACCTGAAGGAACTCAAACTGGAACAAAATTTAAACTTAAAAATAAAGGTTTTCCAAATGTAAGAGGCTATGGTAGTGGAGATTTGATTTTTAAGGTGGAGGTACAAGTACCGAAAAAACTTACACAAAAGCAGAAGGATTTATTATTAGATTTTGCTGAAGAAAGTGGAGACAAATTAAATCACGGAAAAAAAGGTTTTTTTGATAAGATGAAAGATGCTTTTGGAGGTTAG
- the hrcA gene encoding heat-inducible transcriptional repressor HrcA — MLDDRKMKVLHAIINSYIISAEPIGSRTISKEYNIGVSSATIRNEMSDLEELGYLNKPHTSAGRIPSDKAYRLYVDAILNQSKNLKHGNSVSKNLKKILLKEVREMEELIQNATKILAGITNYTALAMTPQLKESTLKHIQLVSINENKILIVIVNDSGIVKNTAFRVDKSISEEQLNLISNFLNKKLKGLTLEEISEEIKTGLLDQLYDYKTIVENIIPIISHSLNRAEDVDVISDGVTNIFNFPEYKDIARARTFISFLEEKDLVVELLLNNSNDDIDIVIGNENSYDEIKDCSLIIATYKFAGETIGKIGVIGPTRMDYYRVIDAVKMLSVNLTEVLDKYFAK, encoded by the coding sequence ATGCTTGATGACAGAAAAATGAAAGTGCTCCATGCTATAATAAATAGTTACATTATTAGTGCAGAGCCTATAGGCTCAAGAACTATTTCAAAAGAATATAATATTGGAGTAAGTTCAGCTACTATTAGAAATGAGATGTCAGATTTAGAAGAATTGGGCTATTTAAATAAACCCCATACATCTGCAGGTAGGATTCCATCTGATAAAGCTTATAGACTATATGTAGATGCAATTTTAAATCAATCTAAAAACTTGAAGCATGGAAATTCAGTTAGTAAAAATTTGAAAAAAATTCTTCTAAAAGAAGTTAGGGAAATGGAAGAATTAATACAAAATGCAACAAAAATATTGGCTGGGATTACTAATTATACTGCTTTAGCAATGACCCCCCAATTAAAAGAGAGCACTTTAAAGCATATACAACTTGTATCTATAAATGAAAATAAAATTCTGATTGTTATAGTAAATGACTCTGGCATAGTTAAAAATACTGCATTTAGGGTTGATAAATCTATTTCTGAAGAGCAACTGAACCTGATCTCTAATTTTTTAAATAAGAAATTAAAAGGTTTAACCCTTGAAGAAATTAGTGAAGAAATAAAAACAGGTTTACTAGATCAACTATACGATTACAAAACAATTGTAGAAAATATAATTCCAATAATAAGCCATTCCCTTAATAGGGCAGAGGATGTAGATGTTATTTCAGATGGAGTTACTAATATTTTTAATTTTCCGGAGTATAAAGATATAGCTAGAGCAAGAACATTTATATCTTTCTTAGAAGAAAAAGATTTAGTAGTGGAGCTTCTATTAAATAATAGCAACGATGATATAGATATAGTTATTGGAAATGAGAATTCATATGATGAAATTAAAGATTGTAGTTTAATAATCGCAACTTATAAATTTGCTGGAGAGACAATAGGAAAGATTGGAGTAATTGGGCCAACGCGAATGGATTACTATAGAGTCATTGATGCAGTTAAAATGCTTTCTGTAAATTTAACAGAGGTATTAGATAAATACTTTGCTAAATGA
- the prmA gene encoding 50S ribosomal protein L11 methyltransferase, with the protein MKWTEVQVRTKTENEEIVTNALYDLGVQGLAIEDPKDILDLVEVREDWDLIDEKLINQGFNTIIIKCYLGESEDLIKKIQAIKKSIKGLGQVVVSEIYEQDWSEKWKTYYKPIKIGKNIVIKPSWEDYKSRVEDVVIELDPGMAFGTGTHETTILCIEDIEKYMKTGDKVFDIGCGSGILSIVAAKLGAKKVISVDLDDLAVKVAKENIEKNNVDNIVNIEKGNLLDVVEEKADLIVSNILAEVIVKLSNSIKNYLNDEGLFISSGIIKEKKNIVEEALKENNFTILETKTMDGWVSIVAKYKKDGHYE; encoded by the coding sequence ATGAAATGGACAGAAGTTCAAGTAAGAACAAAAACTGAAAATGAGGAGATAGTTACAAATGCTTTATATGACCTAGGGGTTCAGGGTTTGGCTATTGAAGACCCGAAAGATATATTAGATCTGGTTGAAGTGAGAGAAGACTGGGATTTAATAGATGAAAAATTAATAAATCAGGGCTTTAATACAATAATTATTAAATGTTATCTTGGAGAAAGTGAGGATTTAATTAAGAAGATTCAGGCTATAAAAAAATCTATAAAAGGATTAGGGCAGGTCGTTGTGTCTGAAATATATGAACAAGATTGGTCAGAGAAGTGGAAAACTTATTATAAACCGATAAAGATAGGTAAAAATATAGTTATAAAACCTTCCTGGGAAGATTATAAATCTAGGGTTGAGGATGTAGTAATTGAATTAGACCCAGGGATGGCCTTTGGCACTGGAACTCATGAGACCACAATTTTATGTATTGAAGATATAGAAAAATATATGAAAACAGGTGATAAAGTTTTTGATATAGGTTGTGGTAGTGGTATACTAAGTATTGTGGCAGCAAAACTCGGGGCTAAAAAAGTTATAAGTGTAGATTTAGACGATTTAGCCGTAAAGGTGGCTAAGGAAAATATAGAAAAGAATAATGTAGATAATATTGTAAATATAGAGAAAGGCAATTTATTGGATGTTGTTGAAGAAAAAGCAGATCTAATTGTATCAAATATTTTAGCTGAGGTAATAGTAAAACTATCTAATTCTATAAAAAATTATTTAAATGATGAAGGTTTATTCATTTCTTCTGGTATAATTAAAGAAAAGAAGAATATAGTTGAAGAGGCCCTTAAAGAAAATAATTTTACTATATTGGAAACAAAAACTATGGATGGTTGGGTATCCATAGTAGCAAAATATAAAAAGGATGGACATTATGAATAG
- the grpE gene encoding nucleotide exchange factor GrpE, which produces MGKLEDSEENEIKDEKVNVKLDDEKNENLKDESEELKDEEVKEKENSENETTEETKLLELEEELKSKDQEIENLNDSFLRLQADFMNYKKRAEKDKIDTIAYANEKLICDLLPVIDNLERALKTSEDGENSFWEGTKLIRDQLVKILVDNGLEEIEALGKDFDPNYHHAALMEESEDKDEGVILEIFQKGYMLKDKVIRPSMVKVAK; this is translated from the coding sequence ATGGGGAAGCTAGAAGACTCAGAAGAAAATGAAATAAAGGATGAAAAGGTAAATGTAAAATTAGATGATGAAAAAAATGAAAATTTAAAAGATGAAAGTGAAGAATTAAAGGATGAAGAAGTAAAGGAAAAAGAAAATAGCGAAAATGAAACAACTGAGGAAACAAAGTTATTGGAGCTGGAAGAAGAATTAAAAAGTAAAGACCAGGAAATTGAAAATTTAAATGACAGTTTTCTGCGTTTGCAAGCTGATTTTATGAATTATAAAAAGAGGGCAGAAAAAGATAAAATCGATACTATAGCTTATGCAAATGAGAAGTTAATATGTGATTTATTGCCTGTCATTGATAATCTTGAAAGAGCTTTAAAAACTAGTGAAGATGGAGAAAATAGCTTTTGGGAGGGAACAAAACTTATTCGTGATCAATTAGTTAAGATCCTTGTGGATAATGGCCTTGAAGAAATTGAAGCCTTAGGAAAAGACTTTGATCCTAATTATCATCATGCTGCCTTAATGGAAGAAAGCGAAGATAAAGATGAAGGGGTAATTTTAGAAATTTTTCAAAAAGGCTATATGCTTAAAGATAAAGTTATTAGACCTAGTATGGTAAAGGTTGCTAAATAA